The window ATGGCCGAAAAGATCCACGCCACCGTCTCACACGCCCGCAACCTCTGCGACAACGTGCAGTGGTCGCCGATGGACGCCACCCGGACCGAGGATGATTACCTCGCCCGCGTGTGCGAAATCGCCATCAAGGCTGGGGCGACCACAATTAACATTCCCGATACCGTCGGCTACACCGCGCCGCGCGAAAGCGCCGACATCATCCGTATGTTGCTGGAACGTGTGCCCGGCATGGACGAAATCGTCATCGCTACCCATTGTCACAACGATCTCGGCATGGCGACCGCCAACTCCCTCGCGGCAGTCGAGGCGGGCGCGCGTCAGATCGAATGCACGATCAACGGTCTCGGTGAGCGCGCGGGCAACACTGCGCTCGAGGAAGTCGTGATGGCCATGAAGGTCCGTCACGACATCATGCCCTATGACACCGGCGTCGATACTCGCAAGATCATGGCCATCTCCCGCCGCGTCGCGTCCGTCTCCGGCTTCGCCGTGCAGTACAACAAAGCCATCGTCGGCAAGAACGCCTTCGCCCACGAGTCCGGCATCCATCAGGACGGCATGCTGAAACACGCAGGCACGTTCGAGATCATGTCGCCGGAAGATGTTGGCCTGACAGAATCCAACCTCGTCATGGGCAAGCATTCCGGCCGCGCCGCCCTCCGCTCCAAGCTGGAGGCACTGGGCTTCCAGTTGGGAGACAACCAGCTCAATGACGTCTTCGTCCGCTTCAAGGCGCTGGCCGATCGCAAGAAGGAAATCTACGACGAAGATCTGCTCGCCATGATGGCCGATAGCACCACCAGCGCTGGCCACGATCATATTCGCGTCAAGTTCCTGCGCGTGATCTGCGGAACCGAAGCACCGCAGAGCGCCGATCTGACACTGACGATCGACGGCACCGACCACCAGATCACCAGCCAGGGCGACGGACCTGTCGACGCGACCTTCAACGCCATCAACAAGCTTTTCCCGCACGAGGCGGAACTGCAACTCTATCAGGTTCATGCCGTTACCGAGGGCACGGACGCGCAAGCCACAGTTTCTGTCCGGATGGAAGAGAAAGGCCGCATCGTCACTGGCCAGGCGTCGGAAACGGACACCGTCGTCGCCTCCGCAAAGGCCTATGTCAACGCACTCAACAAACTCGTCGTCCGCCGCACGCGTGAGGTCGAGAATGCGATGGAGGCGTCGGCAGGTTGATCTGGTCCGGCCGGGCGCCTGCCCTTGGCAAAGCCCGGCCCGCTCTTCAAGGGATCCATCCACATGACCGAGCGCACCGTCTCGATCCGCGCCTTTGAGCCGGAGGACATAGACGCCATCACCGCCATCCTGAATTTGCCCGGAACGCTTTCGGGCACCATGCAATTTCCCTTCAGATCGGTCGCCGAACGCGCCGAACGGCTCACCGGTTATCGCCCGGAGCTCTACCTCGTTGTGGAGAAATGCGGCGGGGTTGTCGGCTTCCTGACGCTGGACAGATACAAAGGGCGGCGCGGCCATTGCGCCGGGCTCGGCCTGTCCGTGCATGACGATCACATTGGTCAGGGCGTTGGCTCTGCACTCATGGGCGCCGGACTCGACAGTGCCGACAATTGGCTAGGCATCCATCGGCTCGAACTTGACGTCTTCGTCGATAATACTCGCGCTGTAGCACTCTACGAGCGGTTCGGCTTTGACGGCGAAGGCGTCGCACGTGCGCGTGGATTACGCGCGGGTCGCTATGTTGATACGCTCTCCATGGCCCGTCTCCGCCCCGGCTGCCCCCCCGCCGCAATGCGTAACTGACGCTTAC of the Algicella marina genome contains:
- a CDS encoding 2-isopropylmalate synthase → MTNRVQIFDTTLRDGEQSPGATMTLKEKLEIATLLDEMGVDIIEAGFPIASEGDFEAVSKISAQTQNAVICGLSRANIADIDRCWDAVKHAKRPRIHTFIGTSPLHREFQVKLDKEAMAEKIHATVSHARNLCDNVQWSPMDATRTEDDYLARVCEIAIKAGATTINIPDTVGYTAPRESADIIRMLLERVPGMDEIVIATHCHNDLGMATANSLAAVEAGARQIECTINGLGERAGNTALEEVVMAMKVRHDIMPYDTGVDTRKIMAISRRVASVSGFAVQYNKAIVGKNAFAHESGIHQDGMLKHAGTFEIMSPEDVGLTESNLVMGKHSGRAALRSKLEALGFQLGDNQLNDVFVRFKALADRKKEIYDEDLLAMMADSTTSAGHDHIRVKFLRVICGTEAPQSADLTLTIDGTDHQITSQGDGPVDATFNAINKLFPHEAELQLYQVHAVTEGTDAQATVSVRMEEKGRIVTGQASETDTVVASAKAYVNALNKLVVRRTREVENAMEASAG
- a CDS encoding GNAT family N-acetyltransferase, yielding MTERTVSIRAFEPEDIDAITAILNLPGTLSGTMQFPFRSVAERAERLTGYRPELYLVVEKCGGVVGFLTLDRYKGRRGHCAGLGLSVHDDHIGQGVGSALMGAGLDSADNWLGIHRLELDVFVDNTRAVALYERFGFDGEGVARARGLRAGRYVDTLSMARLRPGCPPAAMRN